One Sphingomonas endolithica genomic window, CGACGGTGTCGCCTATATGGAAGCCTACGGCGATCAATGGCCCGACCAGGCAATCGCCCACGCGAAGCGGCTAGTCGCTGAACGTCGTCAAGAGGCACTTCCTCGCTGGCTGGGCGTCGTCGAAGTCATGAAAGCGCTCCATCACCGCGGGACTGAGCACTAGTGCTTCCGCCACTATGGATGAGTCGATGCAGCCGCTTGCTGCTCCTTAGCCTGGACGATGAACGTGCTTTCACATCCCGCTACGTTCCCACCGTCCGGCTTGTCGCAATCGAGACCGCATACGAAGGTTGTGCCTGGCGCTGCAATTAGACGCTTTGCACCTGCGGCTCGGCATGCATGCTCAGTGGCGAAGCGCCCCGTGATCGGCGTATCGGTTGGTGCCGTGTTCTCCTTGAACTCGTAACCATGCCACCCCTTACCGCTCTCAGACGAGCATCCAGAAAGAACGAGGGCAGCTACCACTGTGATCATAATGCGCATACGCCGCCCTCGCACGACAGGGGCTGCGCGGAAACCCCGCATGCCCACGCAGTCGGACCGAAGCTGATCGTCCTACCCCGTGGGCCGCAGCGCTGTTTGGCGGAGTGGCAGCACGGCGAACGTGTCCTGACGTCTAATGCGGAGCGGGTGACCGCACAGGGTTAGCCGATACATCCCGGCGACTTTCGTCGAACGCAGCGTGCCTGATCAGGCCCTCGCCACGATCTCCCGCACGCCCAACCGGATCTTCAGCACATCACAGAAATGCACGGCAGATAGGAAGCGACCGGCCGCATCGTGGATCTCAATGCTCTCGCCAAGCTGAAGATCGCCGTCTTGTACGGCTTCACTCATTATGTCCCGTGCCGAAACGATGGCGTTGGCCTCTGCCGCGGCTAGGCTGGCAAACTCGTAACCATCCTCGTCGCCGATCAAGTCGGTAGTCGTTCTAAGATTCAAATAGAATAGGGACACGAACATACTCCGCTACCTGCGGGCGGGAGCACTTTGTCTCTCAGTCGCCGGCGCCCTAACCCTGCCTGACGATGATTTTGTTATAACGCGTAATTTCATGCCGTTGTTAACATCAGACATGTTCGGGCCACATTTCAAAGGCTTGCGAGAGGAGAATTATCTGCGCCGCTTCAGTGGTCGGCATCCACTTTCCGGTGCATGCCGCAGGCTGATCCTTCTAATTTTGAAAAGCGGGCAGCGTGCCGGCGCTTCCAAGTTATGGCTTAACCCTGATCTATGTTATTACGTCGGTTCCATGCGGTGGCACTCGCTGGCGTTGATGGCTCAAAAATTCTTTGAGGTCCCGATTGCGAGCCGAGAGGAATGGTTTTGACTCGTTTATCTACCGGGAGCCTACAGCCACTCGTGGACCGACTCACCAACCGCTCGGTCCTTACGGAGGAAGAGCGGCACGCGATTCTTGCCATGCCCGCCGAAGAGTACAGTATACCGTCGAAGCGTGACTATCTGCGCTGCAACCAAAGTACGACGTACGCCTGCCTTGTGGTGTCAGGAATGCTAGGGCGCTTTGGCCAGACCTCCGATGGGGTGCGCCAGATCACGGCCTTCCACATCCCGGGCGACATGGCCGACCTGCTTTCTGCCGTTCGGCCGGCCGGCATAGGCGGCCTGACTACTCTCTGTGATACGGTGCTTCTGCGTGTTCCACATTCTGCGATACGCGCTGTCGTCGCCCGCTACCCGGCGGTTGCTGAGGCACTTTGGCGGGATTGTATGTTCGATGCGGCAATTATGATGGAATGGGTCGTAAACGTCGGTCGTCGCAACGCAGCAAGCCGGGTGGCTCATATCTTTTGCGAGATGGCCCTCCGATCCGGCAGCAATCGGGAACC contains:
- a CDS encoding DUF6894 family protein, translating into MIGDEDGYEFASLAAAEANAIVSARDIMSEAVQDGDLQLGESIEIHDAAGRFLSAVHFCDVLKIRLGVREIVARA
- a CDS encoding Crp/Fnr family transcriptional regulator — protein: MDRLTNRSVLTEEERHAILAMPAEEYSIPSKRDYLRCNQSTTYACLVVSGMLGRFGQTSDGVRQITAFHIPGDMADLLSAVRPAGIGGLTTLCDTVLLRVPHSAIRAVVARYPAVAEALWRDCMFDAAIMMEWVVNVGRRNAASRVAHIFCEMALRSGSNREPSTEYAFPVTQEQLGDACSLTGVHVNRTLKALREVVALKDGVVHIHDWARLTSVGDFDAAYLTVESAPK